A window of Ptychodera flava strain L36383 chromosome 1, AS_Pfla_20210202, whole genome shotgun sequence contains these coding sequences:
- the LOC139139316 gene encoding uncharacterized protein has product MEIALAYGFVISLTAFFVQVTMSQNQSDNIVDILYKKYSRCRPGEEYGVRVSRHEIQSEDTEKYYSFAKQGKKKFYYCRRCSICGDGIKKTEECREGKDTKCGGCINEDYLYDPATKSCQPLSVIYGFEPVMKDAVADISKESFTSESDLQHIQKSTETEITDISLESRTQVTKEDQGATEKEHEKCDMVITTTDVEVKPYLIACIGLFSFLVVLIVTAIMIIVCRWHRRKVAKKSSNVPTQLV; this is encoded by the exons ATGGAGATCGCACTAGCATACGGGTTTGTGATTTCGTTGACAGCCTTCTTTGTACAAGTCACGATGTCACAGAATCAATCGGACAATATCGTCGATATCTTGTACAAGAAATACTCACGTTGCCGACCTGGCGAAGAATACGGCGTGCGTGTAAGCAGACATGAAATACAGAGCGAAGATACGGAAAAATATTACTCCTTCGCCAAACAAGGGAAAAAAAA ATTTTATTACTGTCGTAGATGTAGCATTTGTGGGGATGGCATCAAAAAGACAGAAGAATGCCGGGAAGGCAAAGATACAAAATGTGGAGGCTGTATAAACGAGGATTACCTCTACGATCCTGCTACAAAATCCTGCCAACCACTCTCTGTAATCTATGGCTTTGAACCAGTCATGAAAG ATGCTGTCGCCGATATAAGTAAAGAGTCATTTACTTCCGAAAGTGATCTTCAGCACATACAAAAATCTACAGAAACAGAAATCACagatatttcacttgaaagtcGGACTCAAGTAACTAAGGAAGACCAGGGTGCAACAGAAAAAG AACATGAAAAGTGTGACATGGTGATTACAACAACGGACGTTGAAGTGAAGCCGTATCTCATCGCCTGCATCGGGCTTTTCTCTTTCTTAGTGGTGCTTATTGTGACAGCCATAATGATTATCGTCTGTCGATGGCATCGGCGAAAAGTTGCCAAGAAAAGCAGTAATGTGCCGACACAACTGGTCTGA
- the LOC139139327 gene encoding uncharacterized protein yields the protein MTCRTHDTMVVKLLIVAVTVAWILGEVNCSGQSRTARHIPANSKFPACQPGERFAKKVSRRHLTEDNEVDVFTFKNKNGKKEFYICQRCSMCGDGIKQTEHCTRIKTRSAVAVLTQNTCMTTLRNLVSRNLLYSAPESMISQKSTPRYRKQLASKLNPERLHRRY from the exons ATGACATGTCGAACTCATGACACGATGGTTGTCAAGCTACTCATAGTCGCCGTGACCGTGGCATGGATTTTAGGCGAGGTGAACTGTTCAGGACAGTCGCGGACAGCGCGGCACATCCCGGCTAACTCCAAGTTCCCAGCGTGCCAACCAGGGGAAAGGTTCGCGAAGAAAGTGAGCAGACGTCATCTAACAGAAGATAATGAAGTCGACGTCTTCACTTTTAAAAACAAGAATGGGAAGAAAGA GTTTTACATCTGCCAACGGTGTAGCATGTGTGGGGACGGTATTAAACAAACTGAGCACTGTACGAGGATAAAGACACGCAGTGCGGTGGCTGTATTAACCCAGAACACTTGTATGACAACGCTACGAAATCTTGTCAGCCGAAATCTGTTATATTCGGCACCAGAGTCGATGATATCCCAG AAGTCAACACCCCGGTACAGGAAGCAGTTGGCAAGCAAACTGAACCCGGAAAGACTTCATCGGCGGTATTGA